The Argiope bruennichi chromosome 9, qqArgBrue1.1, whole genome shotgun sequence genome contains a region encoding:
- the LOC129985339 gene encoding adult-specific rigid cuticular protein 15.7-like: MFLLIVLACISLSQASQLLYGAYPYARPYQAGYYVREPHRHEHVEVARDHGGAVAGRYGYLDASGIGRQVHYVADHAGLRANVHTNEPAVVRNAPLAAGIVSDGLLARGVAAAVASYNPALGYDYGLNPYGLAYNRFGLGYGYGSALGYTGLLGSYPSLYA, from the exons atgtttCTTTTAATTGTATTGGCATGCATTTCTCTCTCCCAGGCCAGTCAACTCCTCTACGGT GCTTATCCTTACGCTCGTCCTTACCAAGCCGGATATTACGTCAGGGAGCCTCATCGCCACGAGCACGTTGAAGTAGCTCGAGACCACGGAGGTGCAGTTGCCGGACGATATGGTTACCTCGATGCCAGTGGAATTGGTCGACAAGTCCACTACGTCGCTGACCACGCCGGGCTTAGGGCTAATGTACACACCAATGAACCAGCAGTTGTCCGCAACGCACCACTCGCCGCTGGTATTGTTTCTGACGGTCTTCTCGCTCGTGGTGTAGCTGCTGCAGTTGCTTCCTATAATCCAGCCCTCGGTTACGATTATGGATTGAATCCATATGGTTTGGCATACAACAGATTTGGTCTTGGATACGGCTATGGAAGTGCTTTGGGATACACTGGTCTTTTGGGTAGTTACCCAAGTCTTTATGCTTAA